The Phormidium yuhuli AB48 DNA window TCCCCAAAAACGAAAATACTGTTTTTAGCTCTTTTTAGTCCACTGCGTAATCACTCATTTCTCGCATGAAAGGAGGGTAAAAACCTAGCACAATATCTTGTTGTGGAACACCCAAATTGACTAAATCTGCTGCAATATCATGCTCCGTTGAATTGTAAAAAATCCAAATTTTTTCATCGCGAATATCAAGATGGATCACACAATGATGAACCCAACGCTGATGTTGCCAACCCAGATGTACAATTTGATAGTGGTCGCGCTGGGTATCAAAAATCGTCTCTACCTCAATTTCGCCATAAGCGGGTTTACTTTCGGCATAACCCATCAACAAGTGCTGGACGATTTGTTGATACGTTTTTACTTGACCCGTTACTCCTTCCATATAATAACTCGCTCCAATTCAATGTCGTAAAAAATAATTTTTACAGAGTTTTCTTGCAGCATTAAAGCCGGAAATTCCAATTGAAAGAAGCTGTTATAGACTAGATGGGGGATGGCAAGATACAGAATGCGATCGGGGTCTTCAGCCACGATAAGCAATCTAATAAGCGAAATGTAACTCTAAACCTATTATACAAAATTAAGGGCGATCGCACTCCCTCAATCTCTTAATTCTTCTTAGCATTCCCACCCATAACCTATTCCACCCTCATTCACCTCCTACAAACTCGCGCCCAGCAACAGCCCAACCCACTCGCCTATACGTTCCTCAAAAACGGCAAAACCCCCACCAGCCAACTCACTTACCGCCAACTCGACCAAAAAGCCAAAGCGATCGCCGCCTACCTACAAACTCACCTCTCACCGGGGTCTAGAGTGCTCCTAGTTTATCACCAAAGCCTTGATGCGATCGCCGCCCTGTTTGGTTGTCTTTACGCCGGAGTCATCGCCATTCCCGCCCCAGACACCACCCCACTCCAACGCACTTTACCCAGACTAGAAGCCATCGCCACCTGACAGCCCAATTGCCAATGCCCACTGATTCCCACACCCAAGCCGTCCTCAACCACTACCACAAAGCCTTAACCTTTTGCCCCCATCCCGCGAAAATCCAAGAACGCATCGCGGCTCTCCATTGGACGCTCTGGGATATCCCCCAGGCGATGGAACATTAACTCCAAGCACAGGCGCTCAATCTCCAGGCTCGTTGGCATCACTGGCGCTTATACTTTGGCCTTCAACTCCTTGCAGGTCTAGAATCCCCTAGACTCCTCTTCCAAAAACTCTCTAGGAGTCACAATTAATATTTGAGATTCAACTTGGGTTTTTAAGGATAATAAATCGCGATCGCCAGTAATTCAGAAATATTGCCTGAGAATCGATCGCCAATTCTAAAAACTTGTTGTCATCAACATCTCGACAAATCTCAACCTGAGATTTTACTTAAATAAATTGACTATAATGTTTGACAACTCTCAAAAAATATTTTCGTTCTGCATCCGAAATTTATTTATCAAACTTGCGCTGGTAAATCCTGGCCACTAATTCTTGATTCGTCTCATCACTTTGAGAAATTTCAAAGCTATGATAAACTCGATTCAAGGCTTTTCGTGCCGTTCCTTCTGGACTCAAAACCGCACTGATTAAAACATTGGTGTCAATCACAATCAGCTTAGGATTCATCCGCAAGCAATTTCTGGATAACTTCTTCAGTTAATCCTCTTTGTTGAGCATTTTTGCCAATGCGATCAAAGACAGTAAAAAAATCATCCTCTTGGGCGTTTATTCGTTTATCAATTTCCTGTTTGAGCTTGATTTGCTCCTCTTTAGTAAGTTGTTGAACTAGAATTAATATCTTGTC harbors:
- a CDS encoding XisI protein codes for the protein MEGVTGQVKTYQQIVQHLLMGYAESKPAYGEIEVETIFDTQRDHYQIVHLGWQHQRWVHHCVIHLDIRDEKIWIFYNSTEHDIAADLVNLGVPQQDIVLGFYPPFMREMSDYAVD
- a CDS encoding element excision factor XisH family protein, whose translation is MLIVAEDPDRILYLAIPHLVYNSFFQLEFPALMLQENSVKIIFYDIELERVIIWKE
- a CDS encoding AMP-binding protein — its product is MHLLQTRAQQQPNPLAYTFLKNGKTPTSQLTYRQLDQKAKAIAAYLQTHLSPGSRVLLVYHQSLDAIAALFGCLYAGVIAIPAPDTTPLQRTLPRLEAIAT